The sequence ccatatttatctatttattcaacatgtatattcagacttttaaaaccttcccttgtacgtagtactgttaacaaactaccctttaatgtacagaacacttaatgcatgtactacagtaccctaaactaaaacaggcacaaatattaaaggcgattttatatcatgcgtttcataaacacgctaaaaagcacgataaaaaatggcaaccaatgttttgtttacgtttatctctgatcataatgaagaaacaaactggaggtagagcttttcttattacccagacatatttcccatacttttcccttagaactacatcacatcttcctactttatatatatatatatatatatatatatatatatatatatatatatatatatatataaattttatatatatatatatatattactgtatatatatgggttatggaaaaaatccgcgaagtggtgaatccgcgatggtcgaaccgcggagtagcgagggctcactgtatgagATTTTTTATTGACATTCTCCTAAAGTTGATAATTTGgagggattaatttttttttttattgaacttacATCATTCATTATCAAAATCACTTTGTTTAACACATACATACTCATTATTGAAAGTATTATCTCATTTGAATATTTTGATGttaatttctaaatatatacaatatatatatatatatatatatatatatatatatatatatatatttatatatatatatatatatatatatatatatatatatatatatatatatatatatatatatatactgtatataaatatatgtatatatatatatatatatatatatatatatatatatatatatatatatatatatacatatatttgtatacagtatatatatatatatatatatatatatatatatatatatgtgtgtgtgtatcttttaaaTTAAATAGGTTGAGAAGCATGAAAGTAGATGGACTTTGAAGTAACCCCCAAAATAACCTTGTTTTAGTGggacctactatgcatttcttggccgtgtccaattgattttcgttgataaaatcctaccaaaacattggatatgggtcacattttggaaataggtatttgaagccacagcctaattggcaaaaatatgcagtaatgtctaatgtgaataataaaggctcTTACGatagtaaatctaagaaattgaaagggtaccttagctaaatttagacacacccagagagagactatgtagacgtcattactgaaggccctcccactcattgatactctactgtagtatgacgaagttactatacactccagtccagattggctttgacgtatgaatggtatgctgtcctccgcctgttatcggcgtgtttactattgtgaatggaaagtttactgggtattacgtctgatgtcatagttcacgtcacaacttgcctctctctgggtgcgtctaaatttagctaagttatccttttaattatatatttactctggtaagtgcctttattattcacattagacattactgcatatttttgccaattaggctgtggcttcaaatacttatttccaacatgtgacccatatccgatgttttggtaggattttatctgcgaaaatcaattggacactgccaagaaatgcatagtagtcgtTTTAATTGGTAATCTGTGAGTCAAAAAGTATGTAAGAAAACAGCtgcaaataaaaagtatataagaaCACAGCTGCACATAATGGAAAAGTCCTATAAACGTAGCCATATTTAGAAAATTAAGTAACTATAGAaatcaaaattatgattatatagAGTACTATATTTTCTATATTGTGAAATAGTGAGGTTACTTGATTGTGTTTAAAGTCATGgtgcaataataatagaaaaaacaaaaaatagacaAAGATTGACCTTCATTGTAAGCAAAATAGATAAGAACTTCCTTCTGTCGCCTATTAGCATGCAGTTTCCTATGCATGGTAATTCTCCTTTAACGATTTCTTCAATATTTACAGGTGCCACATTTTCACCTCCAGCAGTGACGATCAGTTCCTTTATTCTACCGGTGATGAACAAAAAATCATCTAAGTCAAGGTAACCGATGTCACCCGTGTGTAGCCAACCCTCGTCATCTATGGCCTCGTGGATCTCATCTTCCATATGTAGGTATCCCATAGATACGTGTCGCCCATACATGCATATTTCTCCATTTCCATCTTTGTCCTTGTTGATCAACTTTGTATAGAAACCAGGAGGTGTACTACCACAACTCCCGATTTTAAACGCAGTCTCGAGGCCCACAGTATGTGGTCCACAAGATTCTGACATACCGTAAATTTCTGTAAGCGGAATGTTAATACTGTGGAAGTATTTTAGAATCTCATTTGAAATTGGTGCAGCGGCAGAAATGAAAATCTTGCACCTGTCAAGCCCCAGAGCcattttaattttcttgaaaagtattttattggcaacaggGAATAAGAGAGGTTTTCCAAAGTCTTGCTTTTGTCTACGTTCACATACTTCCAAGCCAATGGACTTTGCCCATGTGACAATGGATTTTTTTACTCCCTTAGTACTTTTACCAACTTCCATTAACTTCTCGTATATCTTCTCCCATACCCGAGGAACGCTCAGAAGCACGGTTGGTCGTACCTCTTTCATGGTTGCTGCTAAACTGCCTTTCAAAGCATCAGGCTGAGCAAAATAAACTGTTACCCCTgagtacatacacatgtatatgtctgACATTTGAGCTGCTACATGAGACAAGGGTAAGAAGCTAATAATAACTTCTTTTCCAAGGGCAAAATCTATATTAACAGAGTTAGCATGAGCGGTCCAAGACATGTTGTCGTGGCTGAGCATAACACCTTTGGGTGGTCCAGTTGTTCCTGAAGTGAAGATCAACGTACAACACTGATTGGCAGCCATGCGAATTAGTCTGGAGTCAAGTTCCATATCAGGTTCTTTTTTCCCCAGATCCATGACATCATCCCAGCTTAAGACTCCATCTGATGTAGGTTTTCCAATATACTGAATTATTGCTTTCAGGTCGGGTAAGTTTTTACGAATCTGTAAAACTTTATCCAATTGTTTCTGGTTCTCAACAACAAAGATTTGTGCTCTACAACTTTTTGCACAATGTTCACATGCCTCTGGAGAATTTGTTGTGTAGATCCCACTGGCAAATCCTCTGGGGGAAAATGATTTTGATTTACTTCTGAGTTAAACTCAATCCTTTTCCTGTTTTAAAGAGCTATGTCAAATATATTAATCcatcttttttttcactttgcaaACAAACAAGATTTAtgttaaaaatagaattaaaactaTATCTAACAGAGTACCTACCCAGCAAATATGGCAGCCAGATCTGAAATAAACCATTCAGGGGAATTAAAACCAAGAATGCACACTCCATGGAATCGCTCCAGACCCAGCTTTATAAAGGCTTTAGCTATGTTACAAACTTGAGCAAAATATTCCCGGTATGTTATAGACTTCCACACTCCATCTCTCTTCACACAAAGAGCTTTAACATCAGGAAACCTTTGAAATATAAGAACATCAGTTATTGCATTAGAATAGAGATACAATTAAGAAATTAACAATTACATAGCTAGGCATGCATGCACCATTCCAGTTAGAAAGTTTACATTAGTCTTTCTAATAAAAGTCACTAATACTGATATCTTGAAGTGACAGTTTGAATACAGTAATTGATATCCCTTTTAAAAATACTTAGTTGCTACTATCATGtttaaaattatttacattttttattgatactgattaGTAGTAGATAATTAATGCAATGCTATTTTATGGTTGGGTGTTTATTGGCAGACATTTACCAGAGTTTATAAGCAGATAATATCGATGTTTGTAcgcaaatataaaatagaaaagcactctgagagtgcagacctccaccacggtagcttatttcttgaagCCAGCttgactttcccagaatcaatttagacggtAGGcgtagactttcaaaattgaataactttcaCGTTTCAACatcacaattaatccctgaaagtttcactactgtgggtaaaattgtgtccaggaagttgttcacaaacaaacagacaacagGGGCAAagacataaccttccaacttcgttggcagaggtaataagaaaaataataactgcCTTCTATCAAAAAGTttatagctgttattattattagtagacaGTTGATAGTTAATGCCAAATTACAACATAGCGGTAGGTTTATTACCATACGGCATAATATGAAATTAGGTAATGTCAGTGCTTGTCTGCAATTATAAATGAAGGAAATAACAAATGCTTTCTTGATAAAGAATCTCCATTAGTATCTACAACCTCTTATAATTTCTTGGTACTATCAGTGACAAAAACAAGAGGTCGAGGTGCAGCCATGCTTAAAATCAATTCCTGTAATTCAAGAAAATGTTGCAACTACAGGTACCTGAAATGTCTGACTTTTTACAAATTTCTGTATGGTAATTATTATaaactatacagtacagtagttattatttttttactcaggtgcatttgcaccaactcgcaagggagcccttttagcacggaatagtttcctactagctgattggttaggcaaaataattctaaccaataagccagtacaaaacttttcctagctaaaaggcaactcctgcgagtcagtgcaaatgcacctcagtaagaaaaattgagtataggtacaGATTGTATATACAAAACTATATAAGGACCTATAAAAACAAAAGCTAAGagcaattttaataattaatagcCAAAATCATCACtatgcatagttaggaaaaatacaaatgacatccaaaatttgtcatttgttcctgctTGAATACAGAACGAAGATGCCTTATTCATAACTCAGCCGTCAATTATAGAAGGCCACTTACTTATCAGCTGCTTTCTTCAAAAGACTAGGTACAGAGATTGGTGTATGAGCATCCACTcccctttttccaatttttattttcaCAGCCCCGGTTGGCTCCCATGTCTTTAGGACATCTGATGGAATAATCTGATCTGGCCCTgtttaaattataaaagaaaattatcatctttTGATTGCGTGCAAGTACTGCTGTTTTAAACTGAATACGCTGATATTGCTATAAGGTACATATGATATTCAGAATATAGTTTTTTTAATTAGGCTATAAATTCTAATTATTTCTAATCtaattattttcttccatttctgtTGCTTTATTGTCTTATATCTTAATAGTTTCTGTAGCTTTGCTAAAGCTAAACTTTAAACTAGGGAACAGGTGATCACTCTCAGCTTAGGCATTCATATGTTTAGCCAAAGCACATTCAAAGTTTTACATGATAGAGTTCTAGCAAATGAACGAAAAAATGTAATGTACTACAGTGACAGAATAATGTGTATTTATTTAATATAAcacaataatttctttaatattaatgTCATAGTACTTCAATGTTTTCTTATAGCTGTTTTACATTAAAGTGCATAACGAGAGAGAGGTTAATGAATTAAATGgatcacaaaataaaaaatatcagaaaCATACGCAGGGATAGTTGCGGATAGTTGTAGTGAAAATTTTGAAGATTCCTTGATGcaaaacagaagagagacagaggTTGAGAGATACAAGACTTTAAAGGGCCGGTGAAAGACTGAGAATATTTGTAGAAATGACTGTTGAGGATGTATGAAAATCAATCAAGAGTTTGAAGAAGGAAAGACATTAGGGATCTATGTTATTAAAGGGGCAATGATACAATGTGATGCTCATAGTATGATTGAATagctgaccagggtttgtaaggtatgtaTGTCTGAGAGAAAGGCTCCCAAAGGAAAGGGTTAGACTGTTAGAGGAATAATAGTTCTGTAGAAGAAGACTACTCTGTTTAATCCTATTCTATCATTTATCATGTTTATCCTTTCTCCAACATTCCCATATTGTCCATATCTAATTTCAACctgaatataattatttatcagTTTTGATATTCAGTGTCCCTTCATATTGACCTTTGGCCCTTGCAATATGGATATGGGTCCCCAGGGATGTGATGAGCACTATTCATTAGAGCATATCCTTAGATTCAAAGCAACTCATTGCTTTTCAGTCTATCCCTAAGTACAGTACATAGATGGACACCACATGGGACCCTGTTAATACGCACATCGACAATTGTCAGACCCATCTCTATAAGGTGATGACCCAGTCCTTTCTGCTTTTTGGAAGTTTAGTAGCTAGTGTGGCTGGCCCAGTCAAGGGCTACTATCCTGGATTGTGTAAAAGTCCAGGCAGTCTTTGTGAAAATAAGTGACCattttgaagaatatagcaaagtGCAGCTTGGATTAGCATGTCCTTCCAACCTACTGAACGGGTGACCTGGTCATAGGCCTTGATCTTCTGATGTCAGTGTATTCCACTAttcatatcaaatattttaaaatgcTGTTTGGTAAAACTGGTTGCTTGCCTTGCATGGTAACACTTAATAGGCATACCAAAAATGGTATAGCCTTATAGAATCTAAAATGGGcttcttatattatttttataattttaggagtccttttatattatttcatgtttatttaatGGGTTATTTAGCATTTTTTAGTCAAATTGTCTGCCATAGAAAAATAATGCTTGTTTTTATAAGTGTGTATTGAAATTATTTGTCAGGCAAATGTGAATTCTGTAACCATTCTACATATATGGCAAGTTTATTTGAAGGATTATTCAcagttattaaaatttttttacttaattttatatgtatacaaatgaaaAGTGCTGGCAATTCATATAAGCACATCGGGAGTAAGACAAACCACCTACGAGCCCTCTCTGCATATGCTGGAGACATTAGCCATTAAACCAGTTCTAGGAGACCTCTCTGCATATGCTGGAGACATTAGCCATTAAACCAGTTCTGGGAGACCTCTCTGCATATGCTGGAGACATTAGCCATTAAACCAGTTCTGGGAGACCTCTCTGCATATGCTGGAGACATTAGCCATTAAACCAGTTCTAGGAGACCTCTCTGCATATGCTGGAGACATTAGCCATTAAACCAGTTCTAGGAGACCTCTCTGCATATGCTGGAGACATTAGCCATTAAACCAGTTCTAGGAGACCTCTCTGCATATGCTGGAGACATTAGCCATTAAACCAGTTCTGGGAGACCTCTCTGCATATGCTGGAGACATTAGCCATTAAACCAGTTCTAGGAGACCCCTCTGCATATGCTGGAGACATTAGCCATTAAACTAGTTCCTTCATTAAATAGTCAAGAGGTCTTCTCTTGCCCTGTATATTATCTGAGAAACCACTTTCTATGAAGGTCTTATGGAAatgcccttgcctggtgatctaacggactggggttcgagtcctggccaagcttgatagtttcttttagtgtctgcagcctcaccatccttgtgagctaaggatggtaagtttggggggagcctttaggtctacctgctgtgtcatcagcagctattgtctggccatccttggtcctagcttgggtgaagtatatgtgt comes from Palaemon carinicauda isolate YSFRI2023 chromosome 3, ASM3689809v2, whole genome shotgun sequence and encodes:
- the LOC137638705 gene encoding long-chain-fatty-acid--CoA ligase ACSBG2-like, whose product is MTESEVTKTEYLKGPDQIIPSDVLKTWEPTGAVKIKIGKRGVDAHTPISVPSLLKKAADKFPDVKALCVKRDGVWKSITYREYFAQVCNIAKAFIKLGLERFHGVCILGFNSPEWFISDLAAIFAGGFASGIYTTNSPEACEHCAKSCRAQIFVVENQKQLDKVLQIRKNLPDLKAIIQYIGKPTSDGVLSWDDVMDLGKKEPDMELDSRLIRMAANQCCTLIFTSGTTGPPKGVMLSHDNMSWTAHANSVNIDFALGKEVIISFLPLSHVAAQMSDIYMCMYSGVTVYFAQPDALKGSLAATMKEVRPTVLLSVPRVWEKIYEKLMEVGKSTKGVKKSIVTWAKSIGLEVCERRQKQDFGKPLLFPVANKILFKKIKMALGLDRCKIFISAAAPISNEILKYFHSINIPLTEIYGMSESCGPHTVGLETAFKIGSCGSTPPGFYTKLINKDKDGNGEICMYGRHVSMGYLHMEDEIHEAIDDEGWLHTGDIGYLDLDDFLFITGRIKELIVTAGGENVAPVNIEEIVKGELPCIGNCMLIGDRRKFLSILLTMKTDMDMETGELKDSLLPTALDWCQSLGSEAKTVQDVLKGPDAKVMKAIQDGIDRANSKAISNAQRIQKWTLLPKDFSIPGGECGPTMKMKRSFIAEKYSDVIEEFYNE